Proteins encoded in a region of the Fibrobacter sp. UWB15 genome:
- a CDS encoding T9SS type A sorting domain-containing protein: MNKKILTASAILAAASMSFGFDLWVGSEGVARVSTGLDAGEDNSGYWYYYADDADGGASVVQWAAEPDAEYGGLEPVLEACGDGICGSYTLDKGTLDYDPFIGIGFNVGGADKAGKSIPVDASEMKGVCIGFSVTHAATLELGLGDATDAKIGYANPAFDLGKSSTGTVKDVPWSKFAQPSWAKTEISSADAVASLAAIKFKVQAKTGSAGDFKITMVGDAGTCDPNAIGAKAIKSSLKAQLAGRTLSFGKSVAKAEIVNLQGQVVMAASSVKTMDLSKLQAGVYMVRAMGLSQQIMLK; the protein is encoded by the coding sequence ATGAACAAGAAAATTCTTACTGCTTCTGCTATTTTGGCCGCAGCATCTATGTCCTTCGGCTTCGATCTTTGGGTTGGTAGCGAAGGTGTTGCTCGTGTTAGCACCGGACTCGACGCTGGTGAAGACAACTCCGGTTACTGGTACTACTACGCCGACGATGCCGATGGCGGCGCTTCTGTCGTGCAGTGGGCTGCTGAACCGGATGCAGAATACGGTGGACTTGAACCCGTGCTCGAAGCTTGCGGTGACGGTATCTGCGGTTCCTACACCCTCGACAAGGGTACCTTGGACTATGACCCGTTCATCGGTATTGGCTTCAATGTTGGTGGTGCTGACAAGGCCGGTAAGTCTATCCCGGTTGACGCTTCTGAAATGAAGGGTGTTTGCATTGGCTTTAGCGTTACCCACGCTGCCACCCTCGAACTCGGCCTCGGCGACGCTACCGACGCTAAGATCGGTTACGCAAACCCGGCTTTTGACTTAGGTAAGTCTTCTACCGGTACCGTGAAGGACGTTCCGTGGAGCAAGTTTGCTCAGCCGTCCTGGGCAAAGACAGAAATTTCCAGTGCCGACGCCGTTGCTTCCTTGGCTGCTATCAAGTTCAAGGTTCAGGCTAAGACTGGTTCCGCCGGTGACTTCAAGATCACTATGGTCGGTGATGCCGGTACCTGCGATCCTAATGCAATCGGTGCCAAGGCTATCAAGTCTTCTCTGAAGGCTCAACTTGCTGGCCGTACGCTTTCCTTCGGCAAGTCTGTTGCCAAGGCTGAAATTGTGAACCTCCAGGGTCAGGTTGTTATGGCAGCCTCCTCTGTGAAGACCATGGATCTCTCCAAGCTCCAGGCTGGTGTCTACATGGTTCGCGCTATGGGTCTCTCTCAGCAGATCATGCTGAAGTAA
- a CDS encoding glycosyl hydrolase family 8 encodes MHFKKFLAPVMGPLALSLAFGLAACGDDSSSGTPDPVVDPGTTVPVDPGTTIPTDPGTTTPSDPGTTVPVDPGTTTPTDPGTTTPTINPGTPWTSPVALATSANPAYSANVYGLWKPSHFATLEDELVYYSSSAADFADIFTAQYLPAGRVLWSNQNTGYYKQSCLNKDSDVANMKYRGCTVSEGVGYGMLLTYFNGDDDAFVRIWNYSRAFRDYYGVDLTPWITFSFAKKVDYTSATDADLDIATALVLMYYKTGSAAYLNDALRIMKAIWDLEINKTSLLIYSGDDDMWQGDDPVYNLSYFSPVALRLFAKVDTDPSHNWTGVLDAMYTYMTTVQNAGTGVFPDWSNSAGVAVDPDNGSAAKTYWTFNKESVRIPWRIAWDYYWFQDERALAILTKLNTFISGKSGGDPSSNALMVNYSWDPAKSDAASTGTATPSHWLGAWCVTGFGSNPTWVTACTDLFNTRTPANTGSSYFTDILMGIYSALLNGNFVRPF; translated from the coding sequence ATGCATTTCAAGAAATTTTTAGCTCCCGTGATGGGTCCTTTGGCCTTGAGCTTGGCTTTTGGCCTTGCCGCATGTGGCGATGATTCTTCGTCGGGTACTCCCGATCCTGTTGTTGATCCTGGTACTACTGTACCTGTTGATCCTGGCACGACTATTCCGACTGATCCGGGTACAACAACTCCTTCCGATCCAGGCACGACCGTACCTGTTGATCCAGGTACTACGACTCCGACTGATCCGGGTACTACTACGCCGACTATCAATCCGGGAACTCCTTGGACATCGCCGGTGGCTTTGGCAACTTCTGCCAATCCGGCTTACTCAGCCAATGTTTACGGACTTTGGAAGCCTTCTCACTTTGCAACTCTCGAAGATGAATTGGTCTACTATTCTTCGAGTGCCGCAGACTTTGCGGATATTTTCACAGCGCAGTATTTGCCGGCAGGTCGTGTGCTTTGGTCTAACCAGAATACGGGTTATTACAAGCAGTCCTGTTTGAATAAGGATTCTGATGTCGCAAACATGAAGTATCGCGGTTGCACTGTGTCCGAAGGCGTTGGCTACGGCATGTTGCTCACCTACTTTAATGGCGATGACGACGCCTTTGTGCGCATCTGGAATTATTCTAGGGCGTTCCGCGACTATTATGGCGTGGATCTTACTCCGTGGATTACCTTCAGTTTTGCCAAGAAGGTGGACTATACCAGTGCGACCGATGCTGACCTGGATATTGCCACGGCACTTGTCTTGATGTATTACAAGACCGGTTCTGCTGCATACCTTAATGACGCGTTGCGTATTATGAAGGCTATTTGGGACTTGGAAATCAACAAGACCAGTTTGCTGATTTACTCGGGCGATGACGATATGTGGCAGGGGGATGATCCGGTTTATAACCTCAGCTATTTCTCGCCGGTGGCACTTCGCTTGTTTGCCAAGGTTGATACCGATCCGAGTCATAACTGGACCGGTGTGCTCGACGCCATGTATACTTACATGACGACGGTGCAGAATGCCGGTACGGGTGTGTTCCCGGACTGGAGCAATTCGGCCGGTGTGGCTGTGGACCCGGACAACGGTTCTGCCGCAAAGACCTACTGGACGTTCAACAAGGAATCGGTGCGTATTCCGTGGCGTATCGCATGGGATTACTACTGGTTCCAGGATGAACGTGCCTTGGCTATCTTGACGAAGCTGAATACCTTTATTTCTGGAAAGTCTGGAGGCGATCCGTCTTCGAATGCGTTGATGGTCAACTACTCTTGGGATCCGGCAAAGAGCGATGCTGCAAGCACTGGTACGGCAACTCCGTCTCATTGGCTTGGCGCTTGGTGCGTAACTGGTTTTGGCTCCAATCCGACTTGGGTAACCGCTTGTACGGATTTGTTCAACACCAGAACTCCGGCTAATACGGGCTCTAGCTACTTCACCGATATCCTGATGGGTATTTATAGTGCCTTGCTGAACGGCAACTTTGTGCGTCCGTTTTAA